A stretch of Planctomycetota bacterium DNA encodes these proteins:
- the metF gene encoding methylenetetrahydrofolate reductase [NAD(P)H], translating into MQRRFPEIFEQAGATFSFEFFPPKTPEAQGRLHQQVAELKTLSPSFVTCTYGAGGSTRQQTGDIVAKLGKELAVPTAAHLTCVGHSCDQLVEVLEGYRKMGIANIVALRGDAPADQSTFTPHPEGLRYAGELVGLIRKRFGDAFGIAVAGYPEGHTDTRCKLTDLDHLKRKVDAGADVVVTQLFFDNRDFYDFVERCQIVGIRVPVVAGIMPIVSRSGIMRMAGLCGARLPAKLLRRLVAATDDEQVAKIGIDWATQQCRDLLDHQVRGIHFYTLNRSSATIEIYRRLGARDSQALAHMARG; encoded by the coding sequence ATGCAGCGTCGGTTTCCAGAGATTTTCGAGCAGGCGGGGGCGACGTTTTCCTTCGAGTTTTTCCCGCCCAAGACGCCCGAGGCCCAGGGCCGGCTCCACCAGCAGGTGGCGGAACTGAAGACCCTGAGCCCGTCGTTTGTGACATGCACCTACGGGGCGGGCGGATCGACGCGGCAGCAGACCGGCGACATCGTGGCTAAGCTCGGCAAGGAACTGGCGGTGCCGACGGCGGCGCACCTGACCTGCGTCGGGCACTCGTGCGACCAGCTTGTCGAAGTGCTCGAGGGCTATCGGAAGATGGGCATCGCCAACATCGTCGCCTTGCGCGGCGACGCCCCGGCGGACCAGTCGACCTTCACGCCGCATCCGGAGGGGCTGCGTTATGCCGGTGAACTGGTGGGCTTGATCCGCAAGCGGTTCGGCGACGCGTTCGGCATTGCCGTGGCCGGTTACCCGGAGGGGCACACGGACACGCGCTGCAAGCTGACGGACCTCGATCATTTGAAGCGGAAGGTGGACGCGGGGGCGGACGTGGTGGTGACGCAGTTGTTTTTCGACAACCGCGACTTTTACGATTTTGTGGAGCGCTGCCAGATCGTCGGCATCCGCGTGCCGGTCGTGGCGGGGATCATGCCCATCGTCTCGCGCTCGGGCATCATGCGCATGGCGGGTCTGTGCGGGGCGCGCCTGCCGGCGAAGCTGCTGCGGCGGCTCGTGGCGGCGACGGATGATGAGCAGGTGGCGAAGATCGGCATCGACTGGGCGACCCAGCAGTGCCGCGACCTGCTCGACCATCAGGTGCGCGGGATTCATTTTTACACGCTCAACCGCTCGAGCGCGACCATCGAAATCTACCGCCGGCTCGGCGCCAGAGATTCGCAGGCGCTGGCGCACATGGCGCGCGGTTAA
- a CDS encoding DnaJ domain-containing protein — protein sequence MGSDYYQILGLTPAADDDLIDKAYRLLARRYHPDQRPDQNDVLRFRQIQEAYEVLSSPRLKMQYDQGRLELGPAARAGAGIDVYQMLRLRFDQAARGGRVTITRMGPRGEARQLDVNVPRAVEDGARLRLRGQGGASSPSGPHGDLLIVVSVEPHRVFRRDGLDLHVDVDVPVDVAMLGGRVSAPTLDGEVDVEIPPGTTGGEKLRVRAAGLKNNDNQFGDLYAVVRVRIPKTVSQRAQQMAADAPVEAPSAPPASTDDEPALRLAPEETEDDLAQRQARLDRMAGRLDVRHRRLAGFRAALRRRLNRLEVESHSSGQQREVLAQHAMLVMVDQDNQRRTFPLAKPVTVIGRRGSCELSIPLTSISREHCQIDFRDGQFFVRDLQSSNGVLVNDQRVSESPLKAGDVIHIGAVYLGLTLGGEPAQMKVPPSTVPGDADPIVYSAAAVAAYHEFVNHRKNQDQMQAQAQRLADGEAALAEQRREVDEAAAQLQRDRQRVDEERAALARQSDAAGQQMQQVAQRRAEVDQAAAALDAQRSKIEQQRTELEDRTRSLAEQQRRHETHKAELDALRLSLHEQREKASGQATDLDADRTALAEARREVERQQVDLVAQRQSLDTRAQELDQLQRRLDQQQQDHARHVDDLSQQRRAADEHKARTDAAAAALAATSAALEAERTSLHQQRDQQAARQAQLDHRAAELEESHRKVEAERAQCRTDRQAVESDRIALETRHADIQERLALLEHQQREASKAQQHADRQLETAQRRSEELEHRAAELNQRQAQLDGRASDMERRLKEVEAAEARVNEAAQVKAVADAQSAALADERAKLEVQRRELDERVAKLAADEQTHQQEQMELIRRSSILDQREQRLTKQLNDLPEHLRRLGEQRLATESLHQQLIERQAELDAFLQRVQKKQEEASEQQRQLDAAQKQMREAAAELESQKNQIAEQRRMMEAQAAEQVRTLAELAQKQRMLDEQRAEIERLRAEAAAEPEPVEAVKLEPVAPVQIEAPPSPAPSLLGPPPGAEETIQTPSEDAVVETTDSAAPHFQLVRADNRALVDLTPHHIRTAAGYIDRKGAYHLFVDYIDQKLNTVNSWGAEIRYYRSKNGKAWDWVQTAIERGPAGENAADGYGAASPAIVQANHRLLMFYAGRGDLEPGASPNILARPGSPGYLPSRIMLAVAHTDSVGSPVGTFAKRGVVVDLNESWGNLRLDYPAAAIEDDTVHLFYTAYDDARSLDHRVLGYATANLKDLNFTVRPTPILEVRGGGEMPRIVRHAGQWHLFYQHYSHVDGARWRHYVANTLPHFELLDSNFFDGVHGESNPIMFWTDLTSRLPDEPTALITSAAGANWRLFPYALRPAHV from the coding sequence ATGGGAAGCGATTATTACCAGATACTGGGCCTGACCCCCGCGGCTGACGACGACCTGATCGACAAGGCCTACCGCCTGCTGGCGCGCCGGTATCACCCCGATCAGCGCCCCGATCAGAACGATGTGCTGCGCTTTCGGCAGATTCAGGAAGCGTACGAGGTACTCAGTTCGCCGCGCCTCAAGATGCAGTACGACCAGGGCCGACTCGAGCTCGGCCCGGCCGCGCGCGCCGGGGCGGGGATCGACGTGTATCAGATGCTCCGCCTGCGTTTCGATCAGGCGGCGCGCGGCGGGCGCGTGACGATCACGCGCATGGGCCCGCGCGGCGAGGCGCGTCAGCTCGACGTCAACGTGCCCCGGGCGGTCGAAGATGGGGCGCGCCTGCGCCTGCGCGGACAAGGTGGCGCGTCGTCGCCCAGCGGGCCGCACGGCGACCTGCTCATCGTCGTCTCCGTCGAGCCGCACCGTGTGTTCCGACGCGACGGGCTGGACCTGCATGTCGACGTCGATGTGCCGGTCGACGTGGCGATGCTCGGCGGACGCGTGTCGGCTCCGACGCTTGACGGCGAAGTCGATGTGGAAATTCCGCCGGGCACGACCGGCGGCGAGAAGCTGCGCGTTCGCGCGGCCGGACTCAAGAATAACGACAACCAGTTCGGCGACCTCTACGCCGTGGTGCGCGTCCGAATCCCCAAGACCGTCAGCCAGCGGGCGCAGCAGATGGCCGCCGACGCCCCCGTCGAAGCGCCGTCGGCGCCCCCGGCGTCGACGGACGACGAGCCGGCCCTTCGCCTCGCGCCCGAGGAAACCGAAGATGACCTGGCCCAGCGGCAGGCGCGGCTCGATCGCATGGCCGGTCGTCTTGACGTGCGGCACCGCCGACTCGCCGGATTCCGGGCCGCCCTGCGCCGCCGGCTCAATCGTCTCGAAGTCGAGTCGCACAGTTCCGGTCAGCAGCGCGAAGTGCTCGCCCAGCATGCCATGCTCGTCATGGTCGATCAGGACAATCAGCGCCGCACCTTTCCGCTGGCCAAGCCCGTCACCGTGATCGGTCGGCGGGGATCGTGCGAACTATCCATCCCGCTCACCAGCATCTCGCGCGAGCACTGCCAGATCGACTTCCGCGACGGGCAATTCTTCGTGCGCGATCTGCAATCAAGCAACGGCGTCCTCGTCAACGATCAGCGCGTCAGCGAATCGCCCCTCAAGGCCGGCGACGTCATCCACATCGGCGCGGTGTACCTCGGGCTGACGCTCGGCGGGGAGCCGGCGCAGATGAAAGTCCCTCCGTCCACCGTGCCCGGTGATGCGGACCCCATCGTGTACTCGGCGGCGGCGGTGGCGGCGTATCACGAATTCGTCAATCACCGAAAAAATCAGGACCAGATGCAGGCCCAGGCGCAGCGGCTCGCCGATGGCGAAGCCGCGCTTGCCGAGCAGCGGCGAGAAGTCGACGAGGCGGCGGCGCAGCTTCAGCGCGATCGGCAGCGGGTGGACGAAGAGCGCGCCGCGCTGGCGCGTCAGTCCGATGCGGCGGGTCAGCAGATGCAGCAGGTTGCACAGCGCCGCGCGGAAGTCGATCAGGCGGCGGCGGCGCTCGATGCGCAGCGGTCAAAGATCGAGCAGCAGCGGACCGAACTGGAGGACCGCACGCGCTCGCTCGCCGAGCAGCAGCGCCGTCACGAAACGCACAAGGCGGAGCTTGATGCCCTGCGTCTCTCGCTGCACGAACAGCGCGAAAAGGCCAGCGGGCAGGCGACGGACCTCGACGCCGACCGGACCGCCCTCGCCGAAGCGCGACGGGAGGTGGAGCGGCAGCAGGTCGACCTCGTCGCGCAGCGGCAGTCGCTGGACACGCGTGCGCAGGAACTGGATCAGCTTCAGCGCCGCCTCGATCAGCAGCAGCAGGATCATGCCCGTCACGTCGATGACCTTTCGCAGCAGCGCCGCGCGGCGGACGAACACAAGGCGCGCACGGACGCCGCCGCGGCGGCGCTGGCGGCGACCAGCGCGGCGCTCGAAGCGGAACGCACTTCGCTTCATCAGCAGCGCGACCAGCAGGCCGCGCGACAGGCGCAACTCGACCACAGGGCGGCGGAGCTGGAGGAGTCGCACCGCAAGGTCGAAGCCGAGCGTGCCCAGTGCCGGACCGATCGGCAGGCGGTCGAGTCGGACCGCATCGCCCTTGAGACGCGCCACGCCGACATTCAGGAGCGTCTGGCCCTGCTCGAGCATCAGCAGCGCGAGGCATCGAAGGCGCAGCAGCACGCGGATCGTCAGCTTGAAACCGCGCAGCGGCGCAGCGAAGAGCTTGAGCATCGCGCGGCCGAACTGAATCAGCGCCAGGCGCAGCTCGACGGCCGGGCGTCGGACATGGAGCGGCGTCTCAAGGAAGTCGAAGCGGCCGAAGCGCGCGTCAACGAAGCGGCGCAGGTCAAGGCCGTCGCCGATGCTCAGTCCGCCGCGCTGGCCGACGAGCGCGCGAAGCTCGAAGTGCAGCGGCGGGAGCTCGACGAGCGTGTCGCCAAGCTGGCTGCGGATGAGCAGACGCATCAGCAGGAGCAGATGGAGCTGATACGCCGCTCGAGCATTCTCGATCAGCGCGAGCAGCGGCTCACCAAACAGCTCAACGATCTGCCCGAGCATCTTCGCCGCCTCGGCGAGCAGCGGCTCGCCACCGAGTCGCTGCATCAACAGCTCATCGAGCGACAGGCCGAGCTCGACGCATTTCTCCAGCGCGTGCAGAAAAAGCAGGAGGAAGCGTCCGAGCAGCAGCGCCAGCTTGATGCGGCGCAGAAGCAGATGCGCGAAGCGGCGGCGGAACTCGAATCGCAGAAGAACCAGATCGCCGAGCAGCGCCGCATGATGGAGGCCCAGGCGGCCGAGCAGGTGCGGACGTTGGCGGAGCTGGCTCAAAAGCAGCGTATGCTCGACGAACAGCGTGCGGAGATCGAGCGGCTTCGTGCCGAGGCGGCCGCCGAGCCGGAGCCGGTCGAGGCGGTGAAGCTCGAGCCCGTTGCCCCGGTCCAAATCGAAGCGCCGCCTTCGCCCGCCCCGTCGCTGCTCGGTCCGCCGCCCGGTGCGGAGGAGACGATCCAAACGCCGAGCGAGGACGCGGTGGTGGAAACGACCGATTCCGCCGCCCCGCATTTCCAGCTTGTCCGCGCGGACAATCGGGCGCTGGTCGATCTTACGCCGCATCACATCCGCACCGCCGCCGGCTACATCGACCGCAAGGGCGCGTATCATCTGTTCGTCGATTACATCGATCAGAAGCTCAACACGGTCAATAGCTGGGGCGCGGAGATCCGCTACTACCGGTCCAAGAACGGCAAGGCATGGGACTGGGTGCAGACGGCGATCGAGCGCGGGCCGGCGGGTGAAAACGCCGCCGACGGCTACGGCGCCGCGAGCCCGGCGATCGTGCAGGCCAATCATCGACTGCTCATGTTCTACGCCGGCCGCGGCGATCTGGAGCCGGGCGCTTCGCCGAACATCCTCGCGCGTCCGGGCAGCCCCGGTTATCTGCCGAGCCGCATCATGCTCGCCGTCGCGCACACCGACAGCGTCGGCTCGCCCGTCGGTACGTTCGCCAAGCGCGGCGTCGTCGTCGACCTGAACGAATCATGGGGCAACCTCCGCCTCGACTACCCCGCCGCGGCGATCGAGGATGACACCGTCCACTTGTTTTACACCGCCTACGACGACGCCCGCAGTCTCGATCATCGCGTGCTCGGATATGCCACGGCGAATCTCAAGGACCTGAACTTCACCGTGCGCCCGACGCCGATTCTTGAAGTGCGCGGCGGCGGCGAGATGCCGCGCATCGTTCGACACGCCGGTCAATGGCACCTGTTCTATCAGCATTACTCGCATGTCGATGGGGCGCGCTGGCGCCACTACGTCGCCAACACGCTCCCGCACTTTGAACTCCTCGACTCCAACTTCTTCGACGGCGTGCACGGCGAGTCGAACCCGATCATGTTCTGGACCGACCTGACCAGCCGCCTGCCCGACGAACCGACCGCCCTGATCACCAGCGCCGCCGGCGCCAACTGGCGACTGTTCCCCTACGCGCTGCGCCCGGCGCATGTGTGA
- a CDS encoding exo-alpha-sialidase, whose protein sequence is MSHSLHVATRKGLFTITPTPGSARTWSITQTAFLGDNVSMVLPRNKTIFAGLNHGHFGVKMHRSTDGGRTWELIAAPAFPPKPENEPDTLCPMRGIVIPWSVQLIWALEAGPDGKLWCGTIPGGLFTSTDDGSTWSLVDSLWNKPERKKWFGGGYDYPGIHSICLNAATPKRITLGVSCGGVWVSEDGGATWACRADGMRNEYTPPDQAQDPNTQDAHRLVQCAAKPDHFWVQHHNGIFRSTDNSASWQEVTFNAKPAAFGFAVAVHPQDPDTAWFVPAIKDEKRIPVDGKLVVSRTRDGGRTFDILTTGLPQQHAYDIAYRHCLEVAPDGRTLAMGTTTGSLYLSDNAGESWQCVSNHLPPVHAVRFAE, encoded by the coding sequence ATGAGTCACTCCCTCCATGTCGCCACGCGCAAAGGCCTCTTCACCATCACCCCCACCCCCGGAAGCGCCCGCACATGGTCCATCACGCAGACCGCCTTCCTCGGCGACAACGTCTCGATGGTTCTCCCCCGCAACAAGACCATCTTCGCCGGGCTCAACCACGGACACTTCGGCGTCAAGATGCACCGCTCGACCGACGGCGGCCGAACATGGGAGCTGATCGCCGCCCCGGCCTTCCCGCCCAAACCGGAAAACGAACCGGACACGCTGTGCCCGATGCGCGGGATCGTGATCCCCTGGTCCGTGCAGCTCATCTGGGCGCTCGAAGCCGGGCCGGATGGCAAACTCTGGTGCGGCACCATCCCCGGCGGACTGTTCACCAGTACCGACGACGGCTCAACATGGTCCCTCGTCGATTCCCTATGGAACAAACCCGAACGCAAAAAATGGTTCGGCGGCGGATATGACTATCCGGGCATTCATTCGATCTGTCTCAATGCCGCGACGCCGAAGCGCATCACGCTCGGCGTGAGCTGCGGGGGCGTGTGGGTGTCCGAAGACGGCGGGGCCACATGGGCCTGTCGGGCGGACGGGATGCGCAACGAATACACGCCGCCCGATCAGGCGCAGGACCCCAACACGCAGGATGCGCATCGCCTCGTGCAGTGTGCGGCGAAACCCGATCACTTCTGGGTCCAGCATCACAACGGCATCTTCCGTTCGACCGACAACAGCGCTTCATGGCAGGAAGTCACATTCAACGCCAAGCCGGCCGCGTTCGGGTTCGCCGTGGCGGTGCATCCGCAGGATCCGGACACCGCATGGTTCGTCCCCGCGATCAAGGATGAGAAGCGCATCCCGGTCGATGGCAAACTCGTCGTGAGCCGCACGCGCGACGGCGGGCGCACGTTCGACATTCTCACGACCGGCCTGCCGCAGCAGCATGCGTATGACATCGCGTATCGTCATTGCCTGGAAGTCGCCCCCGACGGCCGCACGCTGGCGATGGGCACGACGACCGGCTCGCTCTACCTCAGCGACAACGCCGGCGAAAGCTGGCAATGCGTGTCGAATCATCTGCCGCCGGTGCATGCGGTGCGCTTCGCGGAATAA
- a CDS encoding MoaD/ThiS family protein — translation MPLVRLTANLRRHGAPPECRAPGQTVAAALESLFQQHPTLRTYILDDQGAVRQHMAIFLNGQRISDRLTQCDPCGDDDEIDILQSLSGG, via the coding sequence ATGCCGCTGGTGCGCTTGACAGCCAATCTCCGTCGGCACGGGGCGCCCCCGGAGTGCCGCGCCCCCGGCCAGACCGTCGCCGCGGCGCTCGAATCGCTTTTTCAACAGCACCCCACGCTCCGCACCTACATCCTCGATGATCAGGGCGCGGTCCGGCAGCACATGGCCATCTTCCTCAACGGCCAGCGCATCAGCGACCGATTGACCCAGTGCGACCCGTGCGGCGATGATGACGAAATCGACATCCTCCAATCCCTTTCAGGCGGTTGA
- the pduL gene encoding phosphate propanoyltransferase produces the protein MIAGTQNMTRSQVEQLVRQVLRGQLQQAQTTFKPTNHNGGPNPLVVNVSARHAHVTQADLEVLFGPGAKLTKLKDLYQEGEFASEQVVNVIGPRNRMIPGVRILGPTRNYTQLELSYTDGIFMGIDLPLRISGNHEGTPGCILVGPAGAVTLKQGVIRAERHVHMSPADLAHFSVKDGDYMKLKIDGPCGLLFDRVKVREHPKVRLEVHIDTDEGNACDLSTATRMELIK, from the coding sequence ATGATTGCAGGGACACAGAACATGACCCGCTCGCAGGTCGAGCAGTTGGTGCGGCAGGTTTTGCGGGGGCAGCTTCAACAGGCCCAGACCACGTTCAAGCCGACCAATCACAACGGCGGGCCCAATCCGCTCGTCGTCAACGTCTCCGCCCGCCACGCCCACGTCACGCAGGCGGATCTCGAAGTGCTCTTCGGTCCGGGCGCGAAGCTGACGAAGCTCAAGGACCTCTACCAGGAAGGCGAGTTCGCGTCGGAACAGGTGGTCAACGTCATCGGGCCACGCAATCGGATGATTCCGGGCGTGCGCATCCTCGGCCCGACGCGCAACTACACGCAGCTCGAGCTTTCGTACACCGATGGCATCTTCATGGGCATCGACCTGCCCCTGCGCATCAGCGGCAACCACGAAGGCACGCCCGGGTGCATTCTCGTCGGCCCCGCCGGCGCGGTCACGCTCAAGCAGGGCGTCATCCGCGCCGAGCGCCATGTGCACATGAGTCCCGCTGACCTCGCCCACTTCTCCGTCAAGGACGGCGACTACATGAAGCTGAAGATCGACGGGCCCTGCGGCCTGCTCTTTGACCGGGTCAAAGTCCGCGAGCATCCCAAGGTCCGTCTCGAAGTGCACATCGACACCGATGAGGGCAACGCCTGCGATCTGTCGACCGCGACGCGCATGGAACTGATCAAGTAA
- a CDS encoding BMC domain-containing protein, whose protein sequence is MASQALGMVETKGLVALLEASDAMLKAANVQMIGWDKVGSGFVTGFVTGDVAAVKAAVDAGADAAGRIGQVVSVHVIPRPHDELTQLMPKTKKASK, encoded by the coding sequence ATGGCGAGTCAAGCGCTGGGAATGGTCGAGACCAAGGGTCTCGTGGCGCTGCTGGAGGCATCGGATGCGATGCTCAAGGCGGCGAATGTGCAGATGATCGGCTGGGACAAGGTCGGCAGCGGTTTCGTCACCGGTTTCGTCACCGGCGACGTCGCGGCCGTCAAAGCGGCCGTTGACGCCGGCGCCGACGCGGCCGGCCGCATCGGACAAGTTGTCAGCGTGCATGTCATCCCCCGCCCGCACGATGAACTGACGCAGCTCATGCCCAAGACCAAGAAGGCATCGAAGTAA
- a CDS encoding BMC domain-containing protein, producing MNALGMIETRGQTPLVEATDAMLKAANVQLVRQIAIGGAYLTVIVQGDVGSVKAAVAAGAEAAAKVGELVASHVMPRPSEGLLDSF from the coding sequence ATGAACGCTCTCGGCATGATTGAAACGCGCGGGCAGACGCCGCTGGTGGAAGCCACCGACGCCATGCTCAAGGCCGCCAACGTCCAACTCGTCCGCCAGATCGCCATCGGCGGCGCCTACCTGACCGTCATCGTGCAGGGCGACGTCGGCTCGGTGAAGGCCGCGGTCGCCGCCGGCGCCGAAGCCGCCGCCAAAGTCGGCGAACTCGTCGCCTCGCACGTGATGCCCCGCCCCAGCGAAGGTCTGCTCGATTCGTTCTGA
- a CDS encoding acetate/propionate family kinase, with protein MITLVANLGSTSFKYKLFDMSSNERVLAIGAADRIGQASSAWSIEAGGDRQSGEAALSDHGAAIELHLAKLADAGVIASIDAVEAIGFKAVHGGPISGAVVVDDHVLATMQQFADVAPAHNPPYIAAMKAFAVKLPGVPQVAAFETAFHQTNAPARTTYAVPYEWTSKLGVRRYGFHGASHRYIATRMSELAPAVKTLINCHLGGSSSICAVREGKSMATSMGLTPQTGLPQSGRVGDIDIFALLKLKSAGLDADQVLNALGKQGGLLGISGVSADLRDIKAAAAKGNTQAQLAIDVFVQSIRDYLGAYMVLLGGADAITFTGGIGQHNPDLRAAVCANLEWTGVKLDAKKNEAAKGSEESRLDAAGSRVQIWALPTNEELIVARQTVDTLAHATRN; from the coding sequence ATGATCACCCTCGTCGCCAACCTCGGCTCCACCAGCTTCAAGTACAAGCTCTTCGATATGTCATCGAACGAGCGCGTGCTTGCCATCGGCGCGGCCGATCGGATCGGACAGGCGTCCAGCGCCTGGTCGATCGAAGCGGGCGGCGACAGGCAATCGGGCGAAGCGGCGCTATCCGATCATGGCGCGGCGATCGAACTGCACCTGGCGAAACTCGCCGATGCCGGCGTCATCGCTTCGATCGACGCTGTTGAGGCGATCGGGTTCAAGGCCGTGCACGGCGGGCCGATCAGCGGGGCGGTCGTCGTCGATGATCATGTGCTCGCCACCATGCAGCAGTTCGCCGACGTCGCGCCCGCTCACAACCCGCCGTACATCGCAGCCATGAAAGCGTTCGCCGTCAAACTTCCGGGCGTCCCGCAGGTCGCGGCGTTCGAGACGGCGTTTCATCAGACGAACGCGCCCGCTCGCACCACGTACGCCGTCCCCTACGAATGGACGAGCAAGCTGGGCGTGCGGCGGTACGGATTTCACGGCGCGTCGCATCGCTACATCGCCACGCGCATGAGCGAACTGGCGCCGGCCGTCAAGACGCTCATCAACTGCCACCTCGGCGGGTCGTCGAGCATCTGCGCGGTGCGCGAGGGCAAGAGCATGGCGACGAGCATGGGCCTCACGCCGCAGACGGGGTTGCCGCAGTCGGGGCGCGTCGGCGACATCGACATCTTCGCGCTGCTCAAGCTCAAGTCCGCCGGCCTGGATGCGGATCAGGTGCTCAATGCCCTCGGCAAACAGGGCGGCCTGCTGGGCATCAGCGGCGTCAGCGCCGACCTGCGCGACATCAAGGCCGCGGCGGCCAAGGGCAACACGCAGGCGCAGCTCGCCATTGACGTGTTCGTGCAGTCCATCCGTGACTACCTCGGCGCCTACATGGTGCTGCTCGGCGGCGCCGACGCGATCACCTTCACCGGCGGCATCGGCCAGCACAACCCCGACCTCCGCGCCGCCGTGTGCGCGAATCTCGAATGGACCGGCGTGAAGCTGGACGCAAAGAAAAACGAAGCGGCGAAGGGCAGCGAGGAATCGCGCCTCGACGCCGCCGGCAGCCGCGTGCAGATCTGGGCGCTGCCGACCAATGAAGAACTCATCGTGGCGCGCCAGACCGTCGACACGCTGGCGCATGCAACCAGAAACTAG
- a CDS encoding BMC domain-containing protein: protein MAQEALGMIETKGLVAGIEAADAALKAANVKYAGSAKVGSGMFAVSFTGDVAAVKAAIDAAAEAAGRIGEVVSVNVIARPHEDVAKL from the coding sequence ATGGCACAGGAAGCATTGGGCATGATCGAAACGAAGGGTCTTGTCGCCGGGATCGAAGCGGCGGATGCGGCCCTCAAAGCGGCGAACGTCAAGTACGCCGGCTCGGCGAAAGTCGGCAGCGGGATGTTCGCGGTGAGCTTCACCGGCGACGTCGCCGCCGTGAAGGCCGCCATCGACGCCGCCGCCGAAGCCGCCGGCCGCATCGGCGAAGTCGTCAGCGTCAACGTCATCGCCCGTCCGCACGAAGACGTCGCCAAGCTCTGA
- a CDS encoding ethanolamine utilization protein EutN, which produces MFLAKVQGQIVASQKDAALNGMRLVIVEPLKVDYPAEGGGSFSATGRAIVAIDRIGAGEGQLVMIVQGSSARMADGCNKMPVDAVVVGLVNEAMVKGKKIDLSNM; this is translated from the coding sequence ATGTTCCTCGCGAAAGTTCAAGGACAGATCGTCGCATCGCAGAAAGACGCGGCGCTCAATGGCATGCGGCTCGTCATCGTCGAACCGCTCAAGGTCGACTACCCCGCCGAGGGGGGCGGCTCGTTCAGTGCGACCGGCCGCGCGATCGTCGCCATCGACCGCATCGGCGCCGGCGAGGGACAGCTTGTGATGATCGTGCAGGGCTCCAGCGCCCGCATGGCCGACGGTTGCAACAAGATGCCCGTCGACGCCGTCGTCGTCGGCCTCGTCAACGAAGCGATGGTCAAAGGCAAAAAGATCGACCTGAGCAATATGTAA